In 'Nostoc azollae' 0708, the following are encoded in one genomic region:
- the kdpA gene encoding potassium-transporting ATPase subunit KdpA — protein MGQGFLQIALTLSIVVLITPQLGRYIARVFLGENTILDLILNPIEKILYILAGVRKKEEMTVWQYIRAVIYSNLVMGISVYALISFQRLLPWNPNRFGTPTWDILLHTTISFLTNTDQQHYTGETTLSYFSQTAALGFLMFTSAATGLSVGIAFIRGLTGRKLGNFYFDITRAITRILLPLSIIGAITLIALGVPQTFNETLVVQTLEGGTQYIARGPVASFEMIKMLGENGGGFFGANSAHPFENPNGAANLIEIIAMLAIPTSLIYTYGVFANNLKQTWLLFWTVFIIFVVLIWITAAGELQGNPLINNALGVQLPNLEGKELRLGWAETALWAVATTATMCGAVNGMQDSLMPSGIFSTLFNMFLQIIWGGQGTGTAYLFIYLILTVFITGLMVGRTPEFFGRKIEQPEIVLASIVFLIHPIVVLIPSAIALAYPISLSGISNPGFHGISQVVYEYASASANNGSGLEGLKDNTLWWNLSTSFSILAGRYIPIMAMLLLADSMSHKPKPPETRGTFRTDSLLFTTVTAGVTIILGLLTFFPVLALGPIAEGFKLAGGS, from the coding sequence ATGGGACAAGGTTTTTTACAAATTGCGTTAACGCTATCTATTGTCGTATTAATTACTCCCCAATTAGGTAGATACATAGCCCGTGTCTTCTTGGGAGAAAACACAATACTTGACTTGATACTGAACCCGATAGAGAAGATTCTTTATATACTAGCAGGAGTCCGTAAAAAAGAGGAAATGACTGTTTGGCAGTATATTCGAGCAGTAATATATAGTAACTTAGTCATGGGTATTTCTGTGTATGCATTAATCTCTTTTCAGAGATTATTACCTTGGAATCCTAACAGATTTGGTACGCCTACATGGGATATATTGCTACACACAACGATATCTTTTTTAACTAATACTGACCAGCAACATTACACCGGTGAAACAACTTTAAGCTACTTTAGCCAAACAGCAGCTTTAGGTTTTTTGATGTTCACATCAGCAGCGACTGGTTTATCCGTAGGTATAGCTTTTATTCGCGGGTTGACAGGAAGAAAGTTAGGGAATTTTTATTTTGATATCACCCGTGCTATTACCCGGATATTATTACCCCTTTCGATAATTGGGGCGATCACACTTATAGCCCTTGGTGTACCACAAACATTCAACGAAACTCTGGTTGTTCAAACCTTAGAAGGAGGAACCCAATATATTGCTAGAGGGCCAGTAGCCTCCTTTGAAATGATTAAAATGTTAGGTGAAAACGGAGGCGGCTTTTTTGGTGCGAACTCTGCCCATCCCTTTGAAAATCCTAATGGTGCTGCTAACTTGATAGAAATCATCGCCATGTTAGCTATTCCGACATCCTTAATTTATACCTACGGCGTATTTGCCAATAATCTGAAACAAACTTGGTTGCTGTTTTGGACGGTATTTATCATCTTCGTAGTTTTAATTTGGATTACAGCAGCAGGTGAACTACAAGGAAATCCCCTGATTAATAATGCGTTGGGTGTACAATTACCAAATTTAGAAGGTAAAGAACTACGACTTGGCTGGGCAGAAACAGCATTATGGGCTGTTGCCACTACGGCTACTATGTGTGGTGCTGTGAATGGAATGCAGGATTCCCTGATGCCTTCTGGCATATTTTCGACTTTATTTAATATGTTCCTCCAAATTATTTGGGGTGGACAAGGAACAGGAACAGCCTACCTATTTATTTACCTAATTCTCACTGTTTTCATCACCGGGTTAATGGTAGGACGCACCCCGGAATTTTTCGGGCGCAAAATTGAACAACCAGAAATTGTCCTGGCCAGCATAGTCTTTTTGATTCACCCGATTGTAGTTTTGATTCCCAGTGCGATCGCCCTAGCATATCCTATTTCCCTATCAGGAATTAGCAACCCAGGCTTTCACGGCATTTCTCAAGTAGTTTATGAATATGCTTCAGCCTCAGCTAATAACGGTTCTGGCTTAGAAGGATTAAAAGATAACACTTTGTGGTGGAACTTAAGCACAAGTTTCAGCATTTTAGCAGGGCGGTACATTCCCATTATGGCCATGCTCCTCTTAGCTGATAGTATGTCCCATAAACCAAAACCACCAGAAACCCGTGGTACTTTCAGAACCGATTCCCTACTGTTTACCACCGTCACGGCTGGCGTAACTATTATTTTGGGACTCCTCACCTTCTTCCCCGTTTTAGCTTTAGGACCCATAGCCGAAGGTTTTAAACTAGCTGGTGGAAGCTAG